Part of the Flavobacterium sp. MDT1-60 genome, TCATCTGACCAAGAAAACAATATCGCTTTGGTTTTGGCCAATAAATCATCGAGTTTAGATACCGATGTAAAATATCAGGAATCTATTTCAGACAAGGAAAACTATTATCCGAGTCCGGCGGTTTTTGTTTATACGTTGCCAAATATTTGTTTGGGCGAAATAAGTATCCGCCATCAACTGAAAAGTGAAAATTCTTTCTTTATATTTGATGCTTTCAACACTGAATTTATGTCGAATTATTCAAACATTTTGCTAAATTCAAATAAAGCAGATGTTGTACTTTGCGGTTGGGTAGAATTTTTTAATGACGATTACAAAGCCTTTCTTTGCACTATAAGCAAGGAAGAAAATACAAAATATACGAACGAGACTATCAATACATTATATAATAAATAATCATGGAAGCATTAAAAGAAGAATTAAAAAATAAAATCATCACAACTTTAAACTTAGAAGATATCGCAATCGAAGACATTGCTGATAACGATCCTTTGTTTGGAGACGGTTTAGGTTTAGACTCGATTGATGCACTTGAATTGATCGTGATTTTAGATAAAGATTACGGAATTAAATTGGTGGATCCGAAAGAAGGAAAATCAATTTTCCAGTCGATTGAAAC contains:
- a CDS encoding 3-oxoacyl-ACP synthase, whose protein sequence is MTQNKTNIQSYITIQNNEIVFNGTSLFKIEPTDFADFSKQAYRNFEIQYPKFFKMDALSKLAFLGAELLLSPITSSDQENNIALVLANKSSSLDTDVKYQESISDKENYYPSPAVFVYTLPNICLGEISIRHQLKSENSFFIFDAFNTEFMSNYSNILLNSNKADVVLCGWVEFFNDDYKAFLCTISKEENTKYTNETINTLYNK
- a CDS encoding phosphopantetheine-binding protein, whose amino-acid sequence is MEALKEELKNKIITTLNLEDIAIEDIADNDPLFGDGLGLDSIDALELIVILDKDYGIKLVDPKEGKSIFQSIETMAAYISANRTK